In Sphingomonas psychrotolerans, the following proteins share a genomic window:
- a CDS encoding LysR family transcriptional regulator, producing MKLPDFEAWAIFASVVEHRSFSGAADALAVSKATVSKAITRLEARLGTSLFHRTSRRLTLTDSGRALADHAQRILSEGQTAEEAAFESASAPVGLVRLAAPLTFGIRHLAPALAEFMALHPGIKIDLRLSDAFVDIVGEGIDIAIRIAELPDSSLRARRLGPVNGHIVASPAYFDRVGRPRHPADLAHHACFVYTNTATPDVWRFRRAGGEEAAVRIDGPIRTDNGDAMLPALRAGLGVARLPDFLVSEELAAGRLESVLDDWAIGAAGLHLLTPPGTLRPARVEALIEFLSDRLKRMCGEVHL from the coding sequence ATGAAGTTACCCGATTTCGAAGCCTGGGCGATCTTCGCCAGCGTGGTCGAGCATCGCTCCTTCTCGGGCGCAGCGGACGCGCTGGCGGTTTCCAAGGCGACCGTCTCCAAGGCGATCACCCGCCTGGAAGCGCGGCTGGGGACGTCGCTGTTCCATCGCACGTCGCGGCGGCTGACGCTGACCGACAGCGGGCGGGCGCTGGCCGATCATGCCCAACGCATCCTTTCCGAAGGGCAGACCGCCGAGGAAGCGGCGTTCGAATCCGCCAGTGCCCCGGTCGGCCTGGTGCGGCTCGCGGCGCCGCTGACCTTCGGCATCCGCCACCTTGCCCCGGCGCTGGCCGAGTTCATGGCGCTGCATCCGGGGATCAAGATCGATCTGCGACTGTCGGATGCGTTCGTCGACATCGTCGGCGAGGGGATCGATATCGCGATCCGCATTGCCGAATTGCCCGACAGCTCGTTGCGCGCGCGGCGGCTGGGGCCGGTCAACGGCCATATCGTCGCGTCGCCGGCCTATTTCGACCGGGTCGGACGGCCGCGCCACCCGGCCGACCTCGCCCACCATGCCTGCTTCGTCTACACCAACACCGCAACGCCCGACGTCTGGCGCTTTCGCCGTGCAGGCGGCGAAGAGGCCGCGGTCCGCATCGACGGGCCTATCCGTACCGACAATGGCGACGCGATGCTGCCGGCACTGCGCGCCGGGCTCGGCGTCGCGCGGCTGCCCGACTTTCTGGTGAGCGAGGAACTGGCCGCCGGGCGGCTCGAGTCCGTGCTCGACGATTGGGCGATCGGGGCCGCGGGGCTGCATCTGCTGACTCCGCCCGGAACCTTGCGGCCGGCGCGGGTGGAGGCGCTGATCGAATTCCTCAGCGATCGGCTCAAGCGGATGTGCGGCGAAGTGCATCTTTGA